From one Formosa sediminum genomic stretch:
- the mnmD gene encoding tRNA (5-methylaminomethyl-2-thiouridine)(34)-methyltransferase MnmD, with product MERKFITTADGSSTIYLPDLDETYHSRHGAVQEALHVFITSGLQYSLQQHPDCEERAILEIGFGTGLNAFLTCLEAESLLCKINYFGVEAYPITTSDLNQINYAQTIKDGRFVSIFNALHTCSWDVKQAITSSFFLTKQQKSFKDIEDVGKYDIIYFDAFGPRKQPELWGESIFSIMYNALKSGGVLVTYCAQGNARRAMQAVGFNVARIPGPPGKREMLRAIKI from the coding sequence TTGGAACGTAAATTTATTACTACTGCCGATGGTTCTTCTACCATTTATTTACCAGATTTAGATGAGACTTATCATTCCAGACACGGCGCAGTACAAGAGGCGTTACATGTGTTTATTACATCGGGTTTGCAATATAGTTTACAGCAACATCCTGATTGTGAAGAACGTGCTATTTTAGAAATTGGTTTTGGTACCGGCTTGAATGCGTTTTTAACGTGTTTGGAGGCAGAAAGCTTACTTTGTAAAATTAATTATTTTGGTGTAGAAGCTTACCCCATAACGACTTCAGATTTAAATCAAATTAATTATGCACAGACTATAAAAGATGGTCGTTTTGTATCTATCTTTAATGCACTTCACACCTGTAGTTGGGACGTTAAACAAGCTATAACGTCTTCCTTTTTTTTAACCAAACAGCAAAAATCCTTTAAAGATATTGAAGATGTAGGGAAATATGATATTATATATTTTGACGCTTTTGGCCCGAGAAAACAACCTGAATTGTGGGGAGAGTCTATTTTTAGTATCATGTATAACGCATTAAAATCAGGAGGTGTTTTAGTTACATATTGTGCGCAAGGTAATGCAAGACGAGCTATGCAAGCCGTAGGTTTTAATGTAGCGCGTATTCCTGGCCCGCCTGGAAAAAGAGAAATGTTAAGAGCAATTAAAATATAA
- a CDS encoding DUF5723 family protein has translation MKLQPTPLIFTLIVCFFYQLQAQNYIGHTVDNYAGVQSVTYNPATVVNSNMKLDINIFSASSFFASDYYGIKLKNLFDSDSPFNIEDETKTFPKDNNNFYTNLDIVGPSVSLNINSRHSIALISRMRGFGNINKINGTLFENYENEFDDSEDFSFENDEFTGTIHAWAEIGFTYGRVLYNQNNQLLKGGITLKYLQGFGAAITSTNGMQGYYNASENTLETSGNLIYSVTGDFDSDDISYNNLGSSIGADLGFVYTWTKTQTLPGINTNYTLKLGISVTDLGSISYDNTEVSNYDLNATIQPDQYDVEDFDDLYEYTSEIKTVKIQLPTALHILADYNITKRFYLSAQADFSLVKVDDAETSNSLNTFIVTPRFESKWFSMYMPLGLREYEDFGVGLGFRAGPLTLGSGSIISNLVSNSSKSADLYIGLKVPIYR, from the coding sequence ATGAAACTTCAACCCACTCCATTAATTTTCACCCTTATAGTTTGTTTTTTTTACCAATTGCAGGCTCAAAACTATATTGGACATACGGTAGATAATTATGCAGGAGTACAGAGCGTAACTTATAATCCTGCTACTGTGGTAAACTCTAATATGAAGCTGGATATTAATATCTTTTCGGCAAGCAGCTTTTTTGCTAGTGACTATTACGGTATTAAATTAAAAAATTTGTTTGATAGCGATTCCCCATTTAATATTGAAGATGAGACCAAAACATTTCCTAAAGACAATAATAACTTTTATACCAATTTAGATATCGTGGGACCATCGGTATCACTAAATATTAACAGCAGGCATAGTATTGCGCTTATATCTCGTATGAGAGGATTTGGAAATATAAATAAAATTAATGGTACCCTTTTTGAAAATTATGAAAACGAGTTTGACGACTCTGAAGATTTTAGTTTCGAGAATGATGAATTTACTGGAACAATACATGCTTGGGCAGAAATAGGATTTACCTATGGACGCGTTTTATACAACCAAAATAATCAACTATTAAAAGGAGGAATTACCTTAAAATACTTACAAGGTTTTGGTGCCGCAATTACTAGTACTAATGGCATGCAAGGCTATTATAATGCTTCTGAAAATACTTTAGAAACCAGCGGAAATTTAATTTATAGTGTTACAGGAGATTTTGATAGTGACGATATCTCATACAACAATTTAGGTTCTAGTATTGGAGCAGATTTAGGTTTTGTTTATACTTGGACTAAAACTCAAACCCTACCCGGTATAAATACTAATTACACTTTAAAATTAGGAATCTCTGTAACAGACCTCGGTTCTATTAGTTACGATAATACAGAAGTTTCTAATTATGATTTAAATGCAACGATACAGCCTGACCAATATGATGTAGAGGATTTTGATGATTTATACGAATACACTTCAGAAATAAAAACAGTTAAAATACAGCTTCCAACTGCACTCCATATCTTGGCAGATTACAACATTACCAAACGCTTTTACCTAAGTGCTCAGGCCGATTTTTCTTTAGTAAAAGTAGACGATGCTGAAACCTCAAACAGCCTAAATACTTTTATAGTTACACCGCGGTTTGAAAGCAAATGGTTTAGTATGTATATGCCTTTGGGATTAAGAGAATATGAAGATTTTGGAGTTGGATTAGGATTTAGAGCAGGACCATTAACATTAGGGTCTGGATCTATTATTTCAAACTTAGTGTCTAATTCGTCTAAATCTGCAGATCTATATATCGGTTTAAAAGTACCTATTTATAGATAA
- a CDS encoding MDR family MFS transporter has product MKTLFKNYINTFKGLSTEVWWLAFITLINRAGTMVIPFLSLYLTKNLHFSLIEVGWIMSAFGGGSVVGSWLGGKLTDKLGFYKVMVFSLVTSGFLFVALQFLSTFVTICLGVFILMIVADMFRPAMFVALSAYSKQENKVRSVTLIRLAINLGFSAGPAIGGLIIVTLSYGGLFWVDGITCILAGILLLNVLHPKKVKIADEIVIKNPQSAYKDINYIIFLFAMLLFGVAFLQYFSTVPLFYKEVFYLSEFEIGLLMGMNGFLIFVLEMPLVKTLEKSLYSKTGIVIFGALLTALSFIFLNLSSWAGVLVIGMLCMTVGEMIAFPFSNAFALERAKKGNQGEYMALYSISFSIAHIIAHNSGMHLIDKYGYEFTWYTTIVIMIVCISILYYLKWRMMRKKDKQFAIN; this is encoded by the coding sequence ATGAAAACACTATTTAAAAATTACATAAACACCTTTAAAGGCTTATCTACCGAAGTATGGTGGTTAGCTTTTATCACTTTAATAAATAGGGCTGGCACTATGGTTATTCCTTTTTTATCATTGTATCTTACCAAGAACCTACATTTTAGTCTAATTGAAGTTGGGTGGATTATGAGTGCTTTTGGTGGAGGTTCTGTTGTTGGGTCATGGTTAGGCGGTAAACTAACCGACAAATTAGGTTTTTACAAAGTGATGGTTTTTAGCTTAGTGACATCTGGATTTTTATTTGTAGCCTTACAATTTCTATCCACATTTGTAACAATTTGCTTAGGTGTTTTTATATTAATGATAGTGGCCGATATGTTTAGACCTGCAATGTTTGTAGCTTTAAGTGCATATAGTAAACAAGAAAATAAAGTACGTTCTGTAACTTTAATACGTTTAGCAATTAACCTTGGTTTTTCTGCAGGACCTGCTATTGGCGGATTAATTATAGTGACATTAAGTTACGGCGGATTATTTTGGGTTGATGGGATAACATGTATTTTAGCAGGAATTTTACTTCTAAATGTATTACATCCTAAAAAAGTAAAAATTGCAGACGAGATTGTAATTAAAAACCCGCAATCTGCTTACAAAGATATAAATTACATTATCTTTTTATTTGCAATGTTACTGTTTGGTGTGGCCTTTTTACAATACTTTTCTACGGTCCCTTTATTTTACAAAGAAGTGTTTTACTTATCTGAATTTGAAATTGGTTTATTAATGGGTATGAATGGATTTTTAATTTTTGTATTAGAAATGCCATTAGTTAAAACCTTAGAAAAATCGTTATATTCTAAAACAGGAATCGTTATTTTCGGAGCCCTACTTACCGCATTAAGTTTTATCTTTCTAAACCTAAGTAGTTGGGCTGGCGTATTGGTTATAGGAATGTTATGTATGACGGTTGGAGAAATGATTGCATTTCCATTCTCTAATGCTTTTGCTCTAGAAAGAGCAAAAAAAGGAAATCAAGGAGAATATATGGCCTTGTATAGCATATCGTTCTCTATTGCTCACATTATTGCACATAATTCGGGCATGCATTTAATAGACAAATACGGTTATGAATTTACTTGGTACACAACCATTGTGATAATGATCGTATGCATTAGCATTTTATATTACTTAAAATGGAGAATGATGCGTAAAAAAGACAAACAATTCGCTATTAACTAA
- a CDS encoding branched-chain amino acid aminotransferase, with product MTNTIEITKAQTSKIHDVDFENLSFGKVFTDHMFVCDFKNGEWQQPEITPYAPITLDPSARVFHYGQAVFEGMKAFKDDENKVWLFRPEDNLLRINKSAERLAIPAFPQDVFMEGLKALVQLDEAWVKQGLGNSLYIRPFVIATEPAIAASPAVEYKFLIICSPAQSYYSGDVRVLIAEEFSRSANGGVGYAKAAGNYAAQFYPTNLANKEGFQQIIWTDADTHQYLEEAGTMNVFFRINDTLITAPTSERILDGITRKSILKIAEDSGISVEVRPVKVSELIEASKDGSLKEIFGSGTAAIVSPISAFSYKGEVFEIPHQEERFSAIFKEKLLNIQYNKSEDPYGWRVSI from the coding sequence TTGACAAATACGATTGAAATTACAAAAGCACAAACAAGCAAGATACATGACGTGGATTTTGAGAATTTGTCTTTTGGTAAAGTTTTCACAGATCACATGTTTGTATGTGATTTTAAGAACGGCGAATGGCAACAACCAGAAATTACGCCTTATGCACCCATAACCTTAGATCCTTCTGCTCGTGTTTTTCATTACGGCCAAGCTGTTTTTGAAGGCATGAAAGCATTTAAAGACGATGAAAATAAAGTCTGGTTATTTAGACCTGAAGATAATCTGCTACGTATTAACAAATCTGCTGAGCGCTTGGCTATTCCTGCTTTCCCTCAAGATGTTTTTATGGAAGGGTTAAAAGCACTTGTTCAACTAGATGAAGCTTGGGTTAAGCAAGGTCTAGGAAACTCCTTATATATAAGACCTTTTGTAATTGCAACTGAACCTGCAATTGCAGCATCTCCTGCTGTAGAATATAAATTTTTAATTATATGTTCTCCTGCACAATCTTATTATTCTGGAGATGTACGTGTATTAATTGCAGAAGAATTTAGTAGATCTGCCAATGGTGGGGTTGGTTATGCTAAGGCGGCAGGAAATTATGCTGCACAGTTTTATCCAACTAATTTAGCTAATAAAGAAGGTTTCCAACAAATTATTTGGACCGATGCAGATACGCATCAATATCTTGAAGAAGCAGGTACCATGAATGTGTTTTTTAGAATAAACGATACCTTAATTACCGCGCCTACAAGTGAACGAATTTTAGACGGAATTACACGTAAAAGTATTCTTAAAATTGCTGAAGATTCAGGAATCTCTGTTGAAGTAAGACCCGTAAAAGTAAGCGAACTTATTGAGGCAAGTAAAGACGGATCCTTAAAAGAAATTTTTGGTTCTGGAACGGCTGCTATTGTAAGTCCTATTTCTGCATTCTCTTACAAAGGCGAAGTGTTTGAAATACCTCATCAGGAAGAAAGGTTTTCTGCTATATTTAAAGAGAAACTCCTTAATATACAATACAACAAATCTGAAGACCCTTATGGTTGGAGAGTAAGCATATAA
- a CDS encoding GyrI-like domain-containing protein, whose translation MKFTKYILFLLLIAFIGSSIYIAVQPNEISFSKTKIIAAPQEVAYTYINDLRHWTNWVPWKKTSTTDTNSNSKEYTWLQDNSIGRISTKQSSKPSHIQQDLVFHDYPKSELEWKIDSVSPKTSRVTLSMSSKNITFKKKAYYAIFGTPETDLAPKFETSLVALDSAIVKSMKVYSITINGVTNHSGGYYLYNTTTTSIDNYKSKVQQMMSDITDYIKENQIPMAGFPYVLYHDWNPENNTVSFSCCIPTTTQVISTNDKILTGLLPAFKTLKTTLKGDYNYLDKAWDAAFKHISANDLTRAKSNIMLESFITNPKYKVNPANWVTEIYIALADQDSTEQGYANLKLPSNNP comes from the coding sequence ATGAAATTCACAAAATATATTCTATTTTTACTTCTTATAGCCTTCATTGGTTCTTCAATTTATATTGCTGTTCAACCTAACGAAATAAGCTTTTCTAAAACAAAAATTATTGCTGCTCCACAAGAAGTTGCATATACTTATATTAACGATTTAAGACACTGGACAAATTGGGTCCCTTGGAAAAAAACAAGTACAACAGACACCAATTCCAATAGCAAAGAATACACTTGGCTACAAGACAATTCTATTGGTAGAATCTCTACTAAACAATCATCTAAACCTTCACATATTCAACAAGATTTAGTTTTTCACGATTACCCTAAATCAGAATTAGAATGGAAAATAGACTCTGTGTCTCCTAAAACTTCTCGGGTAACACTTAGTATGAGCAGTAAAAATATAACCTTTAAGAAAAAAGCATATTATGCCATTTTTGGCACACCAGAAACAGATCTTGCTCCTAAGTTTGAAACAAGTTTAGTTGCACTAGACTCTGCTATAGTTAAAAGTATGAAAGTGTATAGCATAACCATTAATGGCGTTACCAACCATAGTGGCGGTTATTATTTATATAACACAACCACAACTTCTATAGACAATTACAAAAGTAAAGTACAACAGATGATGTCTGATATTACAGATTATATTAAAGAAAATCAAATACCAATGGCTGGTTTTCCTTATGTATTATATCACGATTGGAACCCTGAAAACAATACCGTATCTTTTTCTTGTTGTATTCCTACAACAACTCAAGTAATAAGTACCAACGATAAAATTTTAACCGGTTTACTCCCAGCTTTTAAAACTCTTAAAACAACATTAAAAGGAGATTATAATTATTTAGATAAAGCTTGGGATGCTGCTTTTAAACATATAAGTGCTAATGATTTAACTCGAGCAAAAAGTAATATAATGCTTGAAAGTTTTATAACTAACCCCAAATATAAAGTTAACCCTGCAAATTGGGTCACTGAGATTTACATCGCTTTAGCAGATCAAGATTCAACTGAGCAAGGTTATGCCAACTTAAAATTACCTTCAAACAATCCCTAA
- a CDS encoding nucleotide exchange factor GrpE: MAVLLPFMVSVYYKLEDMSKEELKKDVEVENIEEQVEQQVEEQSEEQAAESQEVSVEEELQTKLKEEKDKFLRLFAEFENYKKRTSKERIELFKTANQDVMVAMLPILDDFDRAYSEISKTKEKNLLKGVELISNKLKNVLQSKGLELVEVAAGDTFNADHHEAITQIPSPTPDMKGKIIDVIEKGYKLGEKVIRFPKVVIGQ; the protein is encoded by the coding sequence ATGGCAGTACTTTTGCCTTTTATGGTTAGTGTTTATTATAAATTAGAAGACATGAGTAAAGAAGAGCTTAAAAAAGACGTTGAAGTCGAAAATATAGAAGAACAAGTAGAACAGCAAGTAGAAGAACAATCTGAAGAGCAAGCTGCTGAAAGTCAAGAGGTATCTGTAGAGGAGGAATTGCAAACTAAATTAAAAGAAGAAAAAGATAAGTTTTTAAGATTATTTGCTGAGTTTGAAAATTATAAAAAAAGAACTTCAAAAGAACGTATCGAATTATTTAAAACTGCCAACCAAGATGTCATGGTTGCAATGTTGCCAATTTTAGATGATTTTGATCGTGCTTATAGTGAAATCTCTAAAACTAAAGAAAAAAATCTTTTAAAAGGTGTAGAGTTAATTAGTAATAAACTTAAAAATGTATTACAATCTAAAGGTTTAGAATTGGTTGAGGTTGCTGCTGGCGATACATTTAATGCAGACCATCATGAAGCCATTACTCAAATCCCTTCTCCAACACCAGATATGAAAGGAAAAATTATAGACGTTATAGAAAAAGGATACAAACTAGGAGAAAAAGTAATCCGGTTTCCTAAAGTTGTAATCGGACAATAA
- a CDS encoding DUF1684 domain-containing protein, with translation MKSLLYLALLFCMCSCFQKKEPLVGDTPFQIALNSTFKDASKSPLKKKDRKVFKGLDFFEVDSAYIVQATLKHTPDSTFFEMPTTTDRMSKERVFGIVKFKIKGEDFELQIYESEDLLAEEGYEDYLFLPFLDLTNGDSTYGGGRYIEVPVNNKKTDSIITIDFNTAFNPYCAYNEKYSCPIVPRTNFLNTEIKAGVKAFTKH, from the coding sequence ATGAAATCACTTTTATATTTAGCGTTATTATTTTGTATGTGTTCTTGTTTTCAGAAAAAAGAACCTTTAGTGGGAGATACGCCTTTTCAAATCGCGTTAAATTCTACATTTAAAGATGCAAGTAAATCGCCCTTAAAAAAGAAAGATAGAAAAGTGTTTAAAGGGTTAGATTTTTTTGAAGTTGATTCTGCTTACATTGTACAAGCAACACTAAAACATACACCAGATAGTACATTTTTTGAGATGCCAACAACTACAGACCGCATGTCTAAAGAACGTGTTTTTGGAATTGTAAAATTTAAAATTAAAGGAGAAGACTTTGAACTTCAAATATACGAAAGTGAAGATTTGTTAGCAGAAGAAGGTTATGAAGATTATTTGTTTTTACCATTTTTAGATTTAACAAATGGCGACTCTACATATGGTGGAGGACGTTATATAGAGGTGCCTGTTAATAACAAAAAGACAGACAGTATTATTACAATAGATTTTAATACCGCGTTTAATCCATATTGTGCCTATAACGAGAAGTATTCTTGCCCGATTGTACCCCGAACAAATTTTTTAAATACAGAAATTAAAGCAGGAGTAAAGGCTTTTACAAAACACTAA
- a CDS encoding TIGR01777 family oxidoreductase: MGVLITGATGLLGTKIVELCLQKDVSVKYLTTRKEKIVTKKNYQGYYWNPKTKEIDTACFEDVNVIIHLAGSTVSKRWTASNKKNIIDSRVLSARLLHHGLKSLPTHNVAQIISASGISIYPDSLTKYYNEKDTQVDPSFLGDVVKAWEAEVDTFFGLNVKVAKVRIGLVLSTEGGVLPEFKKPIDLGLGAVFGSGEQWQSWIHIDDVARVFVFLLKYCGEGIYNAVAPNPVTQTELMKSIAKTLDKPMFLPGIPKFAVKLVLGEMHELMYASQRVSSKKLEAQGFEFNYPNLQPALSALLM, from the coding sequence ATGGGTGTTTTAATTACTGGAGCTACTGGACTTTTGGGTACTAAAATCGTGGAACTTTGTCTCCAGAAGGATGTTAGTGTTAAATATTTAACCACTCGAAAAGAAAAAATTGTTACTAAAAAAAACTACCAAGGCTATTATTGGAATCCTAAAACTAAGGAAATAGATACAGCGTGTTTTGAAGATGTAAATGTTATTATTCATCTTGCAGGTTCAACGGTGTCTAAACGGTGGACAGCTTCAAACAAAAAAAATATAATAGATAGTCGTGTGTTATCGGCTCGTTTATTACACCACGGTTTAAAATCATTGCCAACTCATAATGTGGCACAAATTATTTCTGCTAGTGGTATAAGTATTTATCCAGATTCTTTAACAAAATACTATAATGAAAAAGATACTCAAGTAGATCCCTCTTTTTTAGGGGATGTCGTGAAAGCTTGGGAAGCTGAAGTCGATACTTTTTTTGGTCTTAATGTTAAAGTTGCTAAAGTCCGAATAGGATTAGTACTTTCAACAGAAGGTGGTGTTTTACCTGAATTTAAGAAACCTATAGATCTTGGTTTAGGTGCTGTGTTTGGATCTGGAGAACAGTGGCAATCTTGGATTCATATAGACGATGTTGCTCGTGTGTTTGTGTTTCTATTAAAATATTGTGGAGAAGGTATTTATAATGCGGTGGCTCCAAATCCAGTGACACAAACAGAGTTAATGAAATCTATAGCTAAAACTTTAGATAAGCCTATGTTTTTGCCTGGTATTCCTAAGTTTGCCGTAAAATTGGTCTTGGGCGAAATGCATGAATTAATGTATGCTAGCCAACGGGTTAGTAGTAAAAAATTAGAAGCTCAAGGTTTTGAATTTAATTACCCCAATTTGCAGCCAGCTTTATCAGCATTATTAATGTAA
- a CDS encoding YceI family protein, whose translation MKNRILTLFVALSIGSAVTSCKDKSKEAEATAAEPVAETVPTADMYKVDTENSTIEWKGAKPTGEHFGTISIASGELTAEGNTIESGMFTIDMSTITALDVEGDKKENLEAHLKGTVEGKEGDFFNINEFPTAAFEITGITTNEASKTILSGNLTLKGIKKNVSFPVTVTTQDDTLSLVSETFAINRTEWGVNFGSKSVFDNLGDKFINDDIILTVKVKATK comes from the coding sequence ATGAAAAATAGAATTTTAACATTATTCGTTGCGTTATCTATAGGTAGCGCCGTTACATCTTGTAAAGACAAATCTAAAGAAGCTGAAGCGACAGCTGCAGAACCTGTTGCAGAAACTGTACCTACTGCAGACATGTATAAAGTAGACACCGAAAATTCTACTATTGAGTGGAAAGGTGCTAAACCAACTGGGGAACATTTTGGAACGATTAGTATTGCCTCTGGGGAACTTACTGCTGAAGGAAATACAATTGAAAGCGGAATGTTTACTATAGATATGAGTACTATTACTGCTTTAGATGTTGAAGGCGATAAAAAAGAAAATTTAGAAGCTCACCTAAAAGGGACGGTTGAAGGAAAAGAAGGTGACTTTTTTAACATCAATGAATTTCCTACTGCTGCTTTTGAAATTACAGGTATAACTACAAATGAAGCTAGCAAAACTATACTTTCTGGAAATTTAACCTTAAAAGGGATAAAGAAAAATGTATCATTCCCAGTAACTGTAACTACCCAAGATGATACGCTAAGCTTGGTTAGTGAGACATTTGCTATTAACAGAACAGAATGGGGTGTAAACTTTGGTTCTAAATCTGTATTTGATAACCTTGGCGATAAATTTATTAATGATGATATAATTTTAACTGTAAAGGTAAAAGCTACAAAATAA
- a CDS encoding pentapeptide repeat-containing protein — MTTYVEDLLFKNQDYSKNTLAIGDYDGCTFTQCNFSNCDLFRYVFTDCEFVECNLSNVSVRKASFNDVSFKACKMIGLNFSQLSAFLMRMNFKKCNLQMSRFDTLKLKQTSFIDCELQQASFVDCDLKYSDFEDSNLEGAVFTNSNLEGANFFNAYNFNIDPVRNKMKGAKFSSDNLEGLLRNFQLKIS; from the coding sequence ATGACAACCTATGTTGAAGATTTATTGTTTAAAAATCAAGACTATTCTAAAAATACGTTAGCAATCGGTGATTATGATGGATGTACGTTTACGCAATGTAATTTCTCTAATTGCGATCTTTTTAGATATGTTTTTACAGATTGTGAATTTGTAGAATGTAATTTAAGTAATGTCTCTGTTAGAAAAGCATCCTTTAATGATGTTTCCTTTAAGGCATGTAAAATGATAGGCTTAAATTTTTCTCAACTTAGTGCTTTTTTAATGCGTATGAATTTTAAAAAATGTAACCTCCAAATGTCACGATTTGATACTTTAAAATTAAAACAAACCTCATTTATAGATTGTGAATTGCAACAAGCGAGTTTTGTAGATTGTGATTTAAAGTATTCCGATTTTGAAGATAGTAATTTAGAAGGTGCTGTGTTTACGAATTCGAATTTAGAAGGTGCTAATTTTTTTAATGCTTATAATTTTAATATCGATCCCGTACGTAATAAAATGAAAGGTGCTAAGTTTTCTAGTGATAATCTAGAAGGGTTATTGCGTAATTTTCAGCTGAAAATCAGTTAA
- a CDS encoding pyrophosphohydrolase domain-containing protein, with the protein MKSKIEAVKAFHTAFKLGYSESPQADLGPEKTMLRYHLMKEENDEYLEAAKNKDLVEIADALGDMLYILCGTIIEHGLQHKIEAVFNEIQRSNMSKLDVNGEPIYRADGKVLKGPNYFNPDLASVLYK; encoded by the coding sequence ATGAAGAGTAAAATAGAAGCTGTAAAGGCATTTCATACCGCATTTAAATTGGGGTATAGTGAATCTCCTCAAGCAGATTTAGGGCCAGAAAAAACCATGTTGCGTTATCACTTAATGAAAGAAGAAAATGATGAGTATTTAGAAGCGGCTAAAAACAAAGATTTAGTAGAAATTGCAGATGCTTTAGGCGATATGCTTTATATCTTATGTGGTACAATTATAGAGCATGGATTACAACATAAAATTGAAGCTGTATTTAACGAAATACAACGCAGTAATATGAGTAAATTAGATGTTAATGGAGAGCCAATATATAGGGCAGATGGCAAGGTGCTAAAAGGGCCAAATTATTTTAATCCAGATCTTGCATCGGTTTTATATAAGTAA
- the crcB gene encoding fluoride efflux transporter CrcB encodes MKQVVLVFIGGGFGSVLRYTISKYINDAHTGIPYGTFLVNILGSLLIGILLGLANKNHLMSHNYTLLLATGFCGGLTTFSTFAYENQVFLKTGDFLNFTLYTFTTFVVGFLAVFLGVYLIKQF; translated from the coding sequence ATGAAACAAGTCGTTTTAGTTTTTATTGGTGGAGGTTTTGGTAGTGTGTTACGCTATACCATAAGTAAATATATAAACGATGCACATACAGGTATTCCTTATGGCACTTTCTTAGTAAATATTTTGGGCAGTTTACTTATTGGAATACTATTAGGGTTGGCAAATAAAAACCATCTCATGTCTCATAATTACACCTTATTACTCGCCACAGGATTTTGTGGTGGTTTAACAACGTTTTCTACCTTTGCTTACGAAAATCAAGTGTTTCTAAAAACTGGAGACTTTTTAAACTTTACCTTATATACTTTTACCACATTTGTAGTCGGATTTCTTGCTGTGTTTCTAGGCGTTTACCTAATTAAACAATTTTAG
- a CDS encoding LacI family DNA-binding transcriptional regulator: MKKTTLKDIAKALNVSVSTVSKALHDIPEISEETRVLIQNYAKEKNYRPNYNALSLKNKRSKSIGVIIPNMLNYFYMQVLQGIEKEAASHGYRIMTTISNESYQKEVEIIDMLSTGSIDGFLLAISKETEENGAFSHFTDSVKFGFPIVMFDRVSEHVDCDKIITDDLNACADAVSYLVKQGCKRIAFVSPLKSLSIGRLRFEGYKKGLEQNNLPLDSNLVINTNEADYKQYDKMIKPLFDHEIDGLISTNESSALSAMKLAKENGYKIPENLAVISFANGILARNSHPRLTCVSQHGEIMGAVAAKKLIDKLEKRDDAKSYTTEFIETDIVVRDSTR, from the coding sequence ATGAAAAAAACAACCTTAAAAGATATTGCAAAAGCATTAAATGTATCCGTTTCCACAGTATCTAAAGCACTTCATGATATTCCTGAAATTAGTGAAGAAACCCGTGTTTTAATTCAAAATTATGCGAAAGAAAAGAATTATAGACCTAATTATAATGCATTAAGTTTAAAAAATAAACGATCTAAAAGTATAGGTGTAATTATACCTAATATGCTCAATTATTTTTATATGCAGGTCTTACAAGGTATAGAAAAAGAAGCAGCAAGTCATGGGTATAGAATTATGACGACCATTTCTAATGAATCTTACCAAAAAGAAGTTGAAATTATCGATATGTTATCTACTGGAAGTATTGATGGATTTTTACTTGCAATTTCTAAAGAAACCGAAGAAAATGGCGCTTTTAGCCACTTTACTGATAGTGTTAAATTTGGGTTTCCTATAGTTATGTTTGATCGCGTATCTGAACATGTAGACTGTGATAAAATTATAACAGACGATTTAAATGCGTGTGCAGATGCGGTGAGTTATTTAGTAAAACAAGGCTGCAAACGTATCGCTTTTGTATCTCCTTTAAAAAGTTTAAGCATAGGGCGTTTGCGTTTTGAAGGCTATAAGAAAGGGTTAGAGCAAAACAACCTTCCGCTAGATTCTAACTTGGTTATTAACACAAATGAAGCTGATTACAAGCAATACGATAAGATGATTAAACCGTTATTTGATCATGAAATTGACGGATTAATTTCTACAAATGAATCGTCTGCACTTTCTGCGATGAAATTAGCAAAAGAAAACGGTTATAAAATACCAGAAAATTTGGCAGTTATTTCTTTTGCTAATGGTATTCTAGCCAGAAACTCTCATCCAAGATTGACTTGTGTAAGTCAGCATGGTGAAATCATGGGCGCGGTAGCAGCTAAGAAACTAATCGATAAATTAGAGAAGCGAGACGATGCAAAATCTTACACAACTGAATTTATCGAAACAGATATCGTAGTGCGTGATTCTACACGTTAG